A stretch of Cyanobacterium sp. HL-69 DNA encodes these proteins:
- a CDS encoding Ferredoxin produces MSQDKKIFVIEFLEVYLKVVAKTIKLDPIGTETAIQTNDNVLSGLLKNDLDVMQECGGRGMCSTCHVYIKEGMDSLSPLNRREKRTLEVITTCKTNSRLACQARVIGEGVVVELPSGMYLSQIDDVDALIGRRAQKNILHPISGKILVEEGKLITRSMISQLQNTKGEVDQYLAQTEDVI; encoded by the coding sequence GTGAGTCAAGATAAAAAGATATTTGTAATTGAGTTTTTAGAGGTTTATTTAAAAGTTGTGGCAAAAACAATCAAGTTAGATCCTATCGGCACAGAAACAGCAATTCAAACTAATGATAATGTGTTATCTGGTTTGCTAAAAAATGATTTGGATGTGATGCAAGAGTGTGGGGGACGGGGAATGTGTTCCACTTGTCACGTTTACATTAAGGAGGGTATGGACAGTTTATCGCCCCTCAATCGTCGGGAAAAAAGAACTCTGGAGGTGATTACTACTTGTAAGACAAATTCTCGTCTTGCTTGTCAGGCTAGGGTTATCGGCGAAGGGGTGGTGGTTGAGTTACCTTCGGGGATGTATTTGAGCCAAATTGATGATGTGGATGCTTTGATTGGCAGACGCGCTCAGAAAAATATCCTTCACCCTATTTCTGGCAAAATCTTGGTGGAGGAGGGTAAGTTGATTACTCGTTCGATGATTTCTCAGCTACAAAATACTAAGGGTGAGGTTGATCAGTATCTTGCCCAAACTGAAGATGTTATTTAG
- a CDS encoding V4R domain protein translates to MGDKLMISIADLVEKKPLKGNYFSPDAYVQGDFELGLLETRQGSRLIALPEVLLQGIYDGLEEEIGQASSVVLHNCGRWWGKSFYRRFIGEVSEYYERPLSQMEMAEFISCLKQCWKTHGWGVAEFDFDYYPQGFIVVKTVNSPFAAAAPKDKHFSCQPEAGILSSFFSQLTGQDLGCVQTSCESMGAEANYFVIGLAERIKLTEGWLEEGHDHPTIMERLSRSEMTSL, encoded by the coding sequence ATGGGAGATAAATTAATGATTTCTATTGCAGATTTAGTCGAAAAAAAACCGTTAAAAGGTAATTACTTTTCCCCTGATGCCTATGTACAAGGTGACTTTGAATTAGGGTTATTGGAAACCCGCCAAGGTTCTCGTTTAATTGCGCTGCCAGAGGTACTCTTACAGGGTATTTATGACGGTTTGGAGGAGGAAATTGGACAGGCTTCTAGTGTAGTTCTCCATAACTGTGGTCGTTGGTGGGGCAAAAGTTTTTACCGTCGCTTTATTGGTGAGGTGAGCGAATATTATGAGCGTCCCCTTTCTCAGATGGAGATGGCGGAGTTTATTAGTTGCCTCAAACAATGTTGGAAAACCCATGGTTGGGGGGTAGCAGAATTTGATTTTGATTATTATCCCCAAGGTTTTATTGTGGTGAAAACTGTTAATTCTCCTTTTGCGGCAGCAGCCCCTAAAGATAAACATTTTTCTTGTCAACCCGAAGCGGGAATTTTAAGCTCTTTCTTTAGTCAGTTGACGGGGCAAGATTTGGGCTGTGTACAAACTAGCTGTGAGTCTATGGGGGCTGAGGCTAATTATTTTGTCATTGGTTTGGCAGAAAGAATCAAACTAACGGAAGGATGGTTAGAGGAAGGACATGATCACCCTACTATTATGGAACGGCTTTCTCGTAGTGAGATGACCAGTTTATAA